The Rhizobium leguminosarum genome includes a region encoding these proteins:
- the folE gene encoding GTP cyclohydrolase I FolE — protein sequence MDAIVKNFPQTNRDSDRPSQQEAEEAVRVLLRWAGDDPTREGLLETPARVVKSYRELFSGYDMAAEDVLGRTFEEVAGYDDMVLVKDIPFYSHCEHHMVPIIGKAHVAYMPDGRVLGLSKIARVVEIYGRRLQTQETMTAQIARAIDDTLNPRGVAVLIEAEHMCMAMRGVQKQGSTTLTTTFTGTFKTEPADQARFMTMVRSR from the coding sequence ATGGACGCCATCGTAAAGAATTTTCCGCAGACGAACCGCGACTCGGATCGCCCCTCCCAGCAGGAGGCCGAGGAAGCCGTTCGCGTTCTGCTGCGCTGGGCCGGTGACGACCCGACACGTGAAGGCCTGCTCGAAACGCCGGCCCGCGTCGTCAAATCGTACCGCGAGCTTTTTTCCGGTTACGACATGGCGGCGGAAGACGTGCTCGGCCGCACCTTCGAGGAGGTCGCCGGTTACGACGACATGGTCCTCGTCAAGGATATTCCGTTCTACTCGCATTGCGAACACCACATGGTGCCGATCATCGGCAAGGCCCACGTTGCCTACATGCCTGACGGGCGTGTGCTCGGCCTGTCGAAGATTGCCCGTGTTGTCGAGATCTATGGCCGCCGCCTGCAGACGCAGGAAACGATGACCGCGCAGATCGCCCGCGCGATCGACGATACGCTTAATCCGCGCGGTGTCGCCGTGTTGATCGAGGCCGAACATATGTGCATGGCGATGCGCGGCGTTCAGAAGCAGGGCTCGACCACGTTGACGACGACGTTTACGGGAACGTTCAAGACTGAGCCGGCCGATCAGGCCCGCTTCATGACCATGGTGCGGAGCCGCTGA
- the hisI gene encoding phosphoribosyl-AMP cyclohydrolase: protein MSQLIFNQPSEDKSALEDAGDFTPRFDDRGLITAIVTDAGDGELLMVAHMNAQALALTIQTGTAHYFSRSRGKLWKKGETSGNLQTVKEIRTDCDQDAIWLKVEVAGHDATCHTGRRSCFYRTITLRDGKPMLDIVDDELHFDPQDVYGK, encoded by the coding sequence ATGAGTCAACTGATCTTCAATCAACCATCCGAGGACAAGTCGGCGTTGGAAGACGCCGGCGATTTCACGCCGCGTTTCGACGACCGCGGCCTGATCACCGCGATCGTCACCGACGCCGGCGACGGCGAGCTGCTGATGGTGGCGCATATGAATGCCCAGGCGCTGGCGCTGACCATTCAGACCGGCACGGCGCACTATTTCAGCCGTTCGCGCGGCAAGCTCTGGAAGAAGGGCGAGACCTCGGGCAATCTCCAGACGGTGAAGGAAATCCGCACCGATTGTGATCAGGACGCCATCTGGCTGAAGGTCGAGGTCGCTGGCCACGACGCCACCTGTCACACCGGCCGCCGCTCCTGCTTCTACCGGACGATCACGCTTCGAGACGGAAAGCCGATGCTTGATATCGTTGACGATGAGCTTCATTTCGATCCGCAGGATGTCTACGGAAAATAG
- a CDS encoding esterase-like activity of phytase family protein has product MTKRFLAVAAFVLLSSTVTASTTDIGATDIGATFKTACPFGDCAAGISLSYLGEFVIPTGHMENGVEFGGISGLDFDAATGHYIAISDDRSERGPARFYELDVDLDASGLKGVSVVKQVTLKDKNGEPFAARTVDPESIRLGKDGIYWGSEGDGKALLAPFVRVASPDGSFVREFKLPEGFAPTADKSTGIRDNLAFEDLAIAPSGDVFVGVEAALYQDGPKSSLTSGSLSRIVRYDGTTSEPKAEYVYPVSPIPQAATKADGGNDNGMSEILALDDHRLLAVERSYAQGFGNSIKIMMMDLADATDVSAIASLAKNDQRVAPVRKSQFLDLRAIGIVPDNIEAMSLGNAKDGTDVLILGSDNNFSASQKTQFYAFKVLSRPQQ; this is encoded by the coding sequence ATGACCAAGCGTTTTCTCGCGGTTGCCGCTTTCGTTCTCCTGTCCAGCACCGTCACCGCCAGCACCACAGATATTGGGGCCACCGATATCGGCGCCACCTTCAAGACCGCCTGCCCCTTCGGCGATTGCGCCGCTGGCATCTCGCTCTCCTATCTCGGTGAATTCGTCATCCCGACCGGCCACATGGAAAACGGCGTCGAATTCGGCGGTATTTCCGGCCTCGATTTCGATGCCGCCACCGGCCATTATATTGCCATCAGCGACGACCGCTCGGAAAGAGGCCCTGCCCGCTTCTATGAACTCGACGTCGATCTCGACGCGTCGGGCCTCAAGGGCGTCTCGGTCGTCAAGCAGGTGACCTTGAAGGACAAGAACGGCGAGCCCTTCGCTGCCCGGACCGTCGATCCGGAATCGATCCGCCTCGGCAAGGACGGTATCTATTGGGGCAGCGAAGGCGACGGCAAGGCGTTGCTGGCACCCTTCGTCCGCGTCGCGTCGCCGGACGGTTCCTTCGTTCGGGAATTCAAGCTGCCGGAGGGCTTTGCGCCCACCGCGGACAAGTCGACCGGCATCCGTGACAATCTCGCCTTCGAGGATCTTGCCATCGCGCCCTCCGGCGATGTCTTCGTCGGTGTCGAAGCCGCCCTTTACCAGGATGGTCCGAAATCCTCGCTGACGTCAGGCAGCCTGTCGCGCATCGTCCGCTACGACGGCACCACCAGCGAGCCGAAGGCTGAGTATGTCTATCCCGTCTCGCCGATCCCGCAGGCCGCCACCAAGGCCGACGGCGGCAATGACAACGGCATGTCCGAGATTCTCGCCCTCGACGATCACCGCCTGCTCGCCGTCGAACGCAGCTATGCCCAGGGCTTCGGCAACAGCATCAAGATCATGATGATGGATCTGGCCGATGCCACCGATGTATCCGCTATCGCTTCGCTCGCCAAAAACGACCAGCGCGTCGCCCCCGTCCGCAAAAGCCAGTTCCTCGATTTGAGGGCGATCGGCATCGTTCCCGACAATATCGAGGCCATGTCGCTCGGCAACGCCAAGGACGGCACCGATGTTCTCATTCTCGGCTCCGACAATAATTTCTCGGCCAGCCAGAAGACGCAATTCTATGCCTTCAAGGTTCTCAGCCGTCCGCAGCAGTAA
- the thrS gene encoding threonine--tRNA ligase: MSQAISLTFPDGSVRGYDAGATGRDVAESISKSLAKKAVAVAIDGTVRDLSDPVTTGRIEIITRNDDRALELIRHDAAHVMAEAVQELWPGTQVTIGPVIENGFYYDFAKNEPFTLDDLPKIEKKMKEIIARNAAFTKQVWSREKAKQVFADKGEQYKVELVDAIPEGQDLKIYYQGDWFDLCRGPHMASTGQIGSAFKLLKVAGAYWRGDSNNPMLSRIYGTAFAEQSELDNYLHMLAEAEKRDHRRLGREMDLFHFQEEGPGVVFWHGKGWRVFQTLVAYMRRRLAGDYQEVNAPQVLDKSLWETSGHWGWYRDNMFKVTVAGDDTDDDRVFALKPMNCPGHIQIFKHGLKSYRELPIRLAEFGNVHRYEPSGALHGLMRVRGFTQDDAHIFCTDEQMAAECLKINDLILSVYKDFGFDEVTIKLSTRPEKRVGSDELWDRAESVMMGVLETIQQQSNNIKTGIVPGEGAFYGPKFEYTLKDAIGREWQCGTTQVDFNLPERFGAFYIDSNSEKTQPVMIHRAICGSMERFLGILIENFAGHMPLWVSPLQVVVATITSEADAYGLEVAEALREAGLNVETDFRNEKINYKIREHSVTKVPVIIVCGRKEAEERTVNIRRLGSQDQVSMGLDAAVESLTLEATPPDIRRKAEAKKAKAA; encoded by the coding sequence ATGTCCCAAGCTATTTCCCTGACATTTCCCGATGGTTCCGTGCGCGGCTATGATGCCGGCGCAACCGGCCGGGATGTCGCCGAATCCATTTCCAAGTCGCTCGCCAAGAAGGCGGTCGCCGTTGCAATCGACGGCACCGTGCGCGACCTTTCCGATCCCGTGACAACAGGCAGGATCGAGATCATCACCCGCAATGACGACCGCGCGCTCGAACTCATCCGCCACGACGCGGCGCATGTCATGGCCGAAGCGGTGCAGGAGCTGTGGCCCGGCACCCAGGTGACGATCGGCCCGGTCATCGAAAACGGTTTCTATTACGACTTCGCCAAGAACGAGCCTTTCACACTCGACGATCTGCCGAAGATCGAAAAGAAGATGAAGGAGATCATCGCCCGCAACGCCGCCTTCACCAAGCAGGTCTGGTCGCGCGAGAAGGCGAAACAGGTCTTCGCCGACAAGGGCGAGCAGTACAAGGTCGAACTCGTCGATGCGATCCCGGAAGGGCAGGATCTCAAGATCTATTACCAGGGCGACTGGTTCGACCTCTGCCGCGGCCCGCACATGGCCTCGACCGGCCAGATCGGTTCCGCCTTCAAGCTCTTGAAGGTAGCCGGCGCCTATTGGCGCGGCGACAGCAACAATCCGATGCTGAGCCGCATCTACGGCACGGCCTTCGCCGAACAGTCGGAACTCGACAACTACCTGCATATGCTTGCCGAAGCCGAAAAGCGCGATCATCGCCGCCTCGGCCGCGAGATGGATCTCTTCCATTTCCAGGAAGAGGGTCCCGGCGTCGTCTTCTGGCACGGCAAGGGCTGGCGCGTATTCCAGACGCTGGTCGCCTATATGCGCCGCCGGCTGGCCGGCGATTATCAGGAAGTCAATGCGCCGCAGGTGCTCGACAAGTCGCTGTGGGAAACCTCCGGTCACTGGGGCTGGTATCGCGACAACATGTTCAAGGTAACGGTTGCCGGCGACGACACCGATGACGACCGCGTCTTCGCGCTGAAGCCGATGAACTGCCCCGGCCATATCCAGATCTTCAAGCACGGGCTGAAATCCTACCGCGAGCTGCCGATCAGGCTCGCCGAATTCGGCAATGTCCATCGCTACGAGCCGTCGGGCGCGCTGCACGGTTTGATGCGCGTGCGCGGCTTCACGCAGGACGATGCGCACATCTTCTGCACCGACGAGCAGATGGCCGCCGAATGCCTGAAGATCAACGACCTGATCCTTTCGGTCTACAAGGATTTCGGCTTCGATGAAGTCACGATCAAGCTCTCGACCCGGCCGGAAAAGCGCGTCGGTTCGGACGAGCTGTGGGACCGCGCCGAAAGCGTGATGATGGGAGTGCTGGAGACGATCCAGCAGCAGTCCAACAATATCAAGACCGGCATCGTGCCGGGCGAGGGCGCCTTCTACGGTCCGAAGTTCGAATATACACTGAAGGATGCGATCGGCCGCGAATGGCAGTGCGGGACGACGCAGGTCGACTTCAACCTGCCGGAACGGTTCGGCGCCTTCTACATCGACAGCAACTCGGAAAAGACGCAGCCGGTGATGATCCATCGCGCCATCTGCGGCTCGATGGAGCGCTTTCTCGGCATCCTGATCGAGAACTTCGCCGGCCACATGCCGCTCTGGGTATCGCCGCTGCAGGTGGTGGTCGCAACGATCACCTCGGAAGCCGACGCCTACGGGCTTGAGGTGGCCGAGGCGCTGCGCGAGGCCGGCCTCAACGTCGAGACCGACTTCCGCAACGAGAAGATCAACTACAAGATCCGCGAGCATTCGGTCACCAAGGTTCCTGTCATCATCGTCTGCGGCAGGAAGGAGGCCGAGGAGCGCACGGTCAACATCCGGCGCCTCGGCAGCCAGGACCAGGTTTCGATGGGGCTCGACGCCGCCGTCGAGAGCCTTACCCTCGAAGCGACACCGCCCGACATTCGTCGTAAGGCCGAGGCAAAGAAAGCCAAGGCGGCCTGA
- a CDS encoding DUF1697 domain-containing protein, which yields MSTFIALLHSIVLTPDRRVIMQDLRALAEELGYREPRTLVSTGNLVFEADEMRPHEIETHLEEAFEEKFGKHVDIIVRSDCTWMALCSTNPFKDGNGDQVIVRVMRLPVDPKKVEALKPLMTEGQRIAVVGGDLWIDFAGKPSQSKLLSALTTKRLGVGTMRNWNTVRGLTQMII from the coding sequence ATGAGCACCTTCATCGCCCTGCTGCACAGCATTGTCCTGACGCCCGACCGCCGCGTCATCATGCAGGATTTGCGCGCACTTGCCGAAGAGCTCGGTTATCGCGAGCCGCGCACGCTGGTTTCCACAGGCAATCTTGTCTTCGAGGCCGACGAAATGCGGCCGCACGAAATCGAGACCCATCTGGAGGAGGCTTTTGAAGAAAAGTTCGGCAAACATGTCGATATTATCGTGCGCAGCGACTGCACCTGGATGGCGCTTTGCAGCACCAATCCCTTCAAGGACGGCAATGGCGACCAGGTCATCGTCCGGGTAATGCGTCTGCCGGTCGATCCCAAGAAGGTGGAGGCACTGAAACCGCTGATGACGGAGGGACAGCGCATCGCCGTCGTCGGCGGCGATCTCTGGATCGATTTCGCCGGCAAGCCGAGCCAATCCAAGCTGCTTTCGGCGCTGACGACCAAGCGGCTCGGCGTCGGTACGATGCGCAACTGGAACACCGTGCGCGGGCTGACTCAAATGATTATATAA
- a CDS encoding GNAT family N-acetyltransferase: MSVTITLEPPRQEGIIRLLDLSDAYAQSLYPAESNHLVDLSVLEKPSVSFLVARNGDAIVGCCALVEAGDGTAEIKRMFVDPEARGLRIASGLMNALEAIAGEKGLTAIRLETGIYQPEAIALYRKYGYRDIEPFGSYLPDPLSLFMEKRLG, encoded by the coding sequence ATGTCCGTCACCATTACCCTTGAACCACCACGCCAGGAGGGCATCATCCGGCTTCTCGATCTTTCCGATGCCTATGCGCAATCGCTCTATCCTGCGGAGAGCAACCATCTGGTCGACCTTTCCGTGCTGGAAAAGCCTTCGGTGAGCTTTCTGGTCGCGCGCAATGGCGATGCGATCGTCGGCTGCTGCGCGCTGGTCGAGGCCGGGGACGGCACGGCGGAGATCAAGCGCATGTTCGTCGATCCCGAGGCGAGGGGGCTGAGGATCGCCAGCGGCCTGATGAATGCGCTCGAAGCGATCGCCGGAGAAAAGGGTCTGACGGCGATCCGGCTCGAAACCGGCATCTACCAGCCCGAGGCGATCGCGCTCTACCGCAAATATGGATATCGAGACATCGAGCCTTTCGGCAGCTATCTGCCGGATCCGCTCAGCCTGTTCATGGAAAAGCGGCTGGGGTAG
- a CDS encoding nitroreductase family protein, with protein MKSDIKLIDYLAVRRSIPAFQMCEPGPEKAEIEEILRLASRVPDHGKIAPWRFIVYRGEQRVRLGEELLALALQTKPDLSEEMIQVERSRFTRAPVVVAVVSKAGPHIKIPEWEQLMSAGALCFNVILAANANGYVANWLTEWFAYDERAHPLLGVGPDEKVAGFIHIGSTTFPASERPRPELADTVTWVGGDD; from the coding sequence ATGAAATCCGATATCAAGCTGATCGACTACCTCGCCGTGCGCCGCTCCATCCCCGCTTTCCAGATGTGTGAACCAGGCCCCGAGAAGGCCGAGATCGAGGAGATCCTGCGTCTTGCCTCGCGTGTTCCCGATCACGGCAAGATTGCGCCCTGGCGCTTCATCGTCTATCGCGGAGAGCAGCGCGTGCGTCTCGGCGAGGAGCTTCTGGCGCTGGCGCTTCAGACAAAGCCCGATCTTTCCGAAGAGATGATCCAGGTCGAGCGCAGCCGTTTTACTCGCGCGCCCGTGGTCGTCGCCGTCGTCAGCAAGGCGGGGCCGCATATCAAGATCCCGGAATGGGAACAACTGATGTCGGCAGGCGCGCTCTGCTTCAACGTCATCCTCGCCGCCAACGCCAATGGTTATGTCGCCAACTGGCTGACGGAGTGGTTCGCCTATGATGAGCGCGCCCATCCGCTGCTCGGCGTCGGGCCTGATGAAAAAGTGGCGGGCTTCATCCATATCGGCTCGACGACATTTCCGGCGAGCGAGCGGCCACGGCCGGAGCTTGCCGATACCGTGACCTGGGTCGGCGGAGACGACTGA
- a CDS encoding iron-sulfur cluster assembly scaffold protein has product MDDIYNSKILEFAGNIPLTGTLDDADASAQAHSKLCGSKVRIWLKMDGDTVTGFAHDVKACALGQASSSIMARHVVGATSDELRQARQDMLAMLKADGAGPRGRFEDMRYLLPVRDYKARHASTMLTFDAVVDAIGQIEAKRAEVVEA; this is encoded by the coding sequence ATGGACGATATCTACAACAGCAAAATCCTCGAATTCGCCGGCAATATTCCGCTGACCGGCACGCTTGATGATGCCGATGCCAGCGCCCAGGCCCATTCGAAGCTCTGCGGCTCGAAGGTGCGGATCTGGCTGAAAATGGATGGCGACACCGTGACCGGTTTTGCCCATGACGTGAAGGCCTGCGCGCTCGGCCAGGCCTCGTCCTCTATCATGGCCCGCCATGTGGTCGGCGCCACGTCGGACGAATTGCGCCAGGCCCGCCAGGACATGCTCGCCATGTTGAAAGCGGACGGGGCGGGGCCTCGTGGACGATTCGAAGACATGCGCTATCTGCTGCCGGTGCGGGACTACAAGGCCCGCCATGCCTCGACGATGCTGACCTTCGATGCCGTCGTCGATGCGATCGGGCAGATCGAGGCGAAACGGGCGGAAGTTGTCGAGGCGTAA
- a CDS encoding AI-2E family transporter — MGVFDRQKSNHEPRWLGSSAQTRTPLIPSISAARWLLVLVVAAGVYFFYGFLVPVLAALVIGFASWPLYRKLLARVGGNTTIAATIAIILIITFLVIPIGLAVTYTTGEVRTWVAWAIHANRAGAPTPNWIVALPWAGAYLDEVWTKYIGSPGALGEVIQAVSGANIGNIYRAVLAAGGGAFHLLLTLLFMLIALFFVYRDGFSFSKQIDMLGERILPNRWERISRVVPATISSTVMGMTLIAIGEGIVLGLAYWIAGVPSPVTLGVLTGVMALIPGGAPLSFTLVSVYLLASGSHVAGISLFVWGTVELFIVDKTLRPKLVGGPIKLPFLPTFFGLVGGVKTMGFLGLFIGPVLMALIVAIWREWIHEARNADKSEAGPQIIIDEQAPPPVPGSPKTMPRVAEG; from the coding sequence GTGGGTGTGTTCGACCGTCAGAAAAGCAATCATGAACCGCGATGGCTCGGATCGTCGGCGCAGACGCGCACGCCGCTGATTCCCTCCATTTCGGCGGCGCGCTGGCTGCTGGTCCTGGTCGTCGCTGCCGGCGTCTATTTCTTCTACGGCTTCCTCGTGCCGGTGCTCGCAGCCCTCGTCATCGGCTTTGCCAGCTGGCCGCTCTACCGCAAGCTTCTTGCCCGCGTCGGCGGCAATACGACGATCGCCGCGACCATCGCCATCATCCTGATCATCACCTTCCTGGTCATCCCGATCGGGCTTGCGGTGACCTATACGACGGGCGAAGTGCGCACCTGGGTCGCTTGGGCAATCCACGCCAACCGCGCCGGCGCCCCCACGCCCAACTGGATCGTCGCGCTGCCTTGGGCCGGCGCCTATCTCGATGAAGTCTGGACAAAATATATCGGCAGTCCCGGCGCGCTCGGCGAGGTCATCCAGGCGGTCAGCGGCGCCAATATCGGCAACATCTACCGTGCCGTGCTGGCGGCCGGCGGCGGCGCCTTCCACCTGCTGCTGACGCTGCTCTTCATGCTGATCGCGCTGTTCTTCGTCTATCGCGACGGCTTCTCCTTCTCCAAGCAGATCGACATGCTGGGCGAGCGCATCCTGCCGAACCGCTGGGAGCGTATTTCCCGCGTCGTGCCGGCGACGATCAGCTCCACCGTCATGGGCATGACGCTGATCGCGATCGGCGAAGGCATCGTGCTCGGCCTTGCCTACTGGATTGCCGGCGTGCCCTCGCCGGTGACGCTCGGCGTGCTGACGGGCGTGATGGCGCTGATACCTGGCGGTGCGCCGCTCTCCTTCACGCTGGTCTCCGTCTATCTGCTGGCGAGCGGCTCGCATGTCGCCGGCATCAGTCTCTTCGTCTGGGGGACGGTCGAGCTCTTCATCGTCGACAAGACGCTGCGGCCGAAGCTCGTCGGCGGTCCGATCAAGCTGCCCTTCCTGCCGACCTTCTTCGGCCTCGTCGGCGGCGTCAAGACGATGGGTTTCCTCGGCCTCTTCATCGGCCCGGTGCTGATGGCGCTGATCGTCGCCATCTGGCGCGAATGGATCCACGAGGCCCGCAACGCCGACAAGAGCGAGGCCGGTCCGCAGATCATCATCGACGAACAGGCCCCGCCGCCGGTCCCCGGTTCGCCGAAAACCATGCCGCGCGTCGCCGAAGGCTGA
- a CDS encoding DUF2336 domain-containing protein produces the protein MLGRRVIVEAFLRWIETAKTGDRARAANALGRAYLQSEMSVDERAAAEMAMSFLLDDPSPRVRLALAEAIAWSPDAPRNLILSLAEDQPEVACHAVTCSPLLSDADLVDLAARGNGATRMLIAARAHVTRPVSAALAEVGDEEELLCLLENDGAVISSLSLKRIAERLGDCCDIRNLLLDRSDLPADARQLLTQHVSNALIGLPLAQAAIGLQRLQRISREATEAAIVSIAGDIAPREIPDLVQHLRLNGRLTPSFLMHALCAGKVDFFAGAIVDLTACSERRVRSILATGRMHAVRALYESAGLPRDISVIFVEATMLWRDAARKAPGSVLGNVCGRLLEKFRHHDAHGAIGELLDMVEKLHVNEQRQSARVYAALAAA, from the coding sequence ATGCTGGGGCGTCGTGTGATCGTAGAAGCTTTCCTTCGTTGGATCGAAACGGCCAAGACCGGTGACCGGGCCCGGGCCGCAAATGCTCTCGGGCGCGCCTATCTGCAGTCCGAAATGTCCGTGGACGAGCGGGCGGCGGCCGAAATGGCGATGAGCTTTCTTCTCGACGATCCGTCGCCGCGCGTGCGGCTTGCTCTTGCCGAGGCGATCGCCTGGTCGCCCGATGCGCCGCGCAACTTGATTCTTTCGCTTGCCGAAGACCAGCCCGAGGTCGCCTGTCATGCGGTGACCTGCTCGCCGCTTTTGAGCGACGCCGATCTCGTCGACCTTGCCGCGCGCGGCAACGGCGCCACCCGCATGCTGATCGCCGCCAGAGCGCATGTGACGCGCCCGGTTTCCGCCGCGTTAGCTGAGGTTGGCGACGAAGAAGAACTGCTCTGCCTGCTCGAGAATGACGGTGCTGTGATTTCCAGCCTTTCGTTGAAACGCATCGCGGAACGGCTCGGCGACTGCTGCGATATCCGCAACCTGCTTCTCGACCGAAGCGATCTTCCCGCCGATGCCCGCCAGCTGCTCACCCAGCATGTCAGCAATGCGCTGATCGGGCTGCCGCTGGCGCAGGCGGCGATCGGCCTCCAGCGGCTTCAGCGCATCAGCCGCGAGGCGACCGAGGCTGCCATCGTCTCGATCGCCGGCGATATCGCCCCGCGCGAAATACCCGATCTCGTCCAGCATCTGCGCCTCAACGGCCGCCTGACGCCATCCTTCCTGATGCATGCGCTCTGCGCCGGCAAGGTGGATTTCTTCGCCGGCGCGATCGTCGATCTGACCGCGTGCAGCGAGCGCCGGGTGCGTTCGATCCTGGCAACCGGGCGGATGCATGCGGTGCGCGCGCTCTATGAGTCCGCCGGCCTGCCGAGGGATATCAGCGTGATCTTCGTCGAGGCGACGATGCTGTGGCGCGACGCCGCCAGAAAAGCACCGGGCAGCGTGCTCGGCAATGTCTGCGGCCGTCTTCTCGAAAAATTCCGCCATCACGACGCGCATGGCGCGATCGGCGAGTTGCTCGACATGGTGGAAAAGCTGCACGTTAACGAGCAGCGACAATCGGCCCGCGTCTACGCGGCGCTTGCGGCCGCCTAA
- a CDS encoding flavin reductase family protein yields the protein MFYTTDSNRHGLAHDPFKAIVSPRPIGWIGSKGRDGSINLAPYSFFNAVADRPKLVMFSSGGRKHSQRNAAETGVFTCNFVSRDLAEKMNLSSAALPYGDSEFDFAGLTAKPAELIDAPYVGEAFAVLECRVTEIIEPKTLSGEPSENVLVFGEVVGIRIDEAIVRDGRLDMSIARPLARMGYMDYSEGSDVFEMIRPKPQQG from the coding sequence ATGTTCTACACCACCGACAGCAACCGGCATGGGCTCGCGCATGATCCTTTCAAGGCGATCGTGTCGCCGCGCCCGATCGGCTGGATCGGCAGCAAGGGCAGGGACGGATCGATCAATCTGGCGCCCTATTCCTTCTTCAATGCCGTTGCCGACCGGCCGAAGCTGGTGATGTTTTCTTCGGGCGGGCGCAAGCACAGCCAGCGCAATGCGGCAGAGACCGGCGTCTTCACCTGCAATTTCGTCAGCCGCGATCTCGCCGAGAAGATGAACCTCTCCTCGGCGGCGCTGCCCTATGGCGACAGCGAATTCGACTTCGCCGGCCTGACGGCGAAGCCGGCCGAACTGATCGACGCGCCCTATGTCGGCGAGGCTTTTGCGGTGCTCGAATGCAGGGTGACCGAGATCATCGAGCCGAAGACGCTGTCGGGCGAACCGTCCGAAAACGTCCTCGTCTTCGGCGAAGTGGTCGGCATCCGTATCGACGAAGCGATCGTCAGGGACGGCCGTCTCGACATGTCGATCGCCCGACCTTTGGCGCGCATGGGCTACATGGATTACAGCGAAGGCAGCGATGTTTTCGAGATGATCCGGCCGAAGCCGCAGCAAGGCTGA
- the yidD gene encoding membrane protein insertion efficiency factor YidD, with protein sequence MCEFCVRQADDEDDGAAAGSDKPREKAARTSRNYTGPFRKTPDRLLGMGLIRLYQLTLSGFVGNSCRHIPTCSEYGYESIARHGLWAGGWMTLFRVGRCGPGGTSGLDQVPEMLGDSFRWWTPWRYLALGRKKG encoded by the coding sequence ATGTGCGAGTTCTGCGTTCGGCAGGCCGATGATGAGGACGACGGCGCCGCCGCCGGATCGGACAAGCCGCGCGAAAAGGCCGCACGCACTTCCCGCAACTATACCGGTCCGTTCCGGAAGACGCCCGACCGCCTGCTCGGCATGGGGCTGATCCGCCTCTACCAGCTGACGCTTTCCGGCTTTGTCGGCAATTCCTGCCGCCATATCCCGACCTGCTCCGAATACGGCTACGAGTCGATCGCCCGCCACGGCCTCTGGGCCGGCGGCTGGATGACGCTGTTTCGCGTCGGCCGCTGCGGCCCGGGCGGCACCAGCGGCCTCGACCAGGTGCCGGAGATGCTCGGCGACAGCTTCCGCTGGTGGACGCCTTGGCGCTATCTCGCCCTCGGGCGGAAGAAAGGGTGA